Sequence from the [Clostridium] scindens genome:
GCGTTTCCAAATCCGCTATGGATACATCCATCCGTTTGGAAGTCTCTTCCATTGACATTCCAGAATCCAGAAAACGTTTCACAACCATTTTCATGTTCTCGCCGACTTCTATAATGTGGCCATCCAAATCATAAAAACGAATCGAGCGTTGTCCCCACCCAGCCTCTTTAACGCCGTCTCCAATATAGTTAATATCGTCACGTCCTTCTAATTTAACAAGAAAATCGTCAAAATTATCTTCCTCAAAGTACAGTTCCATATTATGGGACCTTTCTGCCACACTCTCCTTCGGAATTCCAATCAGCCAGTCAAACTCCTGCTGCAGAGACAGGCCGCCAAAGGAAACATTTATGCCATAATCCTGAAACACCTCGAGTTCAAATAGTTCCTGATAGAACCTTTTAGAACGCTCTACATCTTTTACCGCAATACATACGCCTTCATATTTCATTTCATTTACCTCCTGGTATTTAAATTCAAGCCTCTCCTCTGCCAGCAGCAAATGGACAGCATGATGTCTATTATACCATAACATTGCACGATTGTGCTACAAGCGCATCTCTTTCTTCAGATTCCAGAGCGCCCATCCAAAACTGCCTGCTCCCAATAATAGAAACAGCCCCCCCAACGGACCCTATGGTCTTCATGTCGATGGCTCCATATAGAATCATCGAGCGTATGGCATTAATGGCATGTGTAAGCGGGTTCAGCCGGATGACTGCCCCCAGCGCTCCTTGAAGTCCATCAGCCGGGAACAGTGCCGTACTCAGAAAGAAAACAGGAAGCACGATTGCGTTCATAACCGTTTCATACAGTACTTCATTGGGAAGGATCAGGCTGATGCTATAAGAAACCCCAGCCATGAAAAATGCCATCAAGGCAATCAGCAGGATGATGAGAACGACTCCGCGCATATCCAGCATAACATCTGCAGAAAGCAGCAGACTGATTACCGCCAGAAGCCCCACTTCTATAAAAGTACAGCATACTGCTTCCAGAAGCTGCCCCAATACAATGGAGCCCCTCCGAACGGGAGCGATCAGAACCCGGTAAAAGCTGCCATCCGTCTTCATCAGGTAATTCATGATCCCGCTGCTGCTGCAGGCCGAGAAACAGACTAGCATGATCAGGCCTGGGAAGATAAAGGCCGTATAATTATCTATTCCGGCACCTCTCAAAGTTCCTTCTGCAACCCGGCTGTAAAAAACCAGCCACAAAACAGGCTGTAATATTGTAATCACTATGGTAAAAGCATTATGAAAGCGCCATTTGATGTTCCGATAAAAAATTGTGGCAACACTCACTTTTGTTCACCTGCTTTCCATTTGTCCGTCAGGCGTAAAAACACATCCTCTAAGGTAGGCTGTGAGATCTCTATGCCGCGAAACGGGATATTGTGCTTAAGCAGAATCCCCAATGCCCGCTCCATATCCAAATGCCCCTCCTTGGTATTGACCACGATATCCCCATTGCGAATCGTCACTTGGGATTCCGGAAATGCCGGCTTCATATCCTTCCTATGCTTTTTCGCCTCAGCGTCTGTAGAAAAATGGATCAGAAGCGTATCCTGCCTGATATAGGAACGCAGTTCTGCCAAAGTTCCCTGCGCCACTTCCCTGCCTTCTTTCATAATGCAGACCGTATTGCTAAGATTGTCGGCTTCCTCCAGATAGTGCGTAGTCAAAAAAATGGTTGTTCCAAAGTCGTCACGGATCTTCCTCACCATATCCCACATAGCCATTCGAGACTGGATGTCCATACCCACGGTGGGCTCGTCAAGAAACAAGATCCTGGGGTTTGACATCAAGTTGAGCGCAATGTCGAGCCGCCTTCGAATTCCTCCCGAGTAGGAAGCCACCGGATATTTTCTGAAACTATGCAGGTCAAAATCGCAGATCAGTTTCTCCATCCTATGTTTTGCCTCTGCTTTGGGAATCCGGTACAGCCGGCTCTGGAACAGCATATTTTCTTCCAGTGACAGATAGGTATCGATGGATGTCTGCTGAGCCACGCAGGCAATATCCTGACGTATTGATGCAGCATCCCGGCAAAGTTCCTTCCCGAGCATCCGGACTTCACCAGAATCCGGCTTCAGATATGTGGTAAGTATCCGGATCAATGTAGATTTTCCCGCGCCGTTTGGCCCCAGCAGGGTAAAGATCTCTCCTTCCCGAACCTGCACGCTAAAATTCTCCAGTGCCTGCGCGCCATTCCTATATCGCTTTGTCACCTTCTGTGCTTGTATCGCATACATTCTAGTTCTCCTTTTCTTTCTTTATCGCGATCCATACCTCCGAATGCCCTGCCGCCGGCGTGCTCTCAGCCGCCGGGTATACTTCGATATCCGGTAAGCCTGCGTACTCATAGCCGGAAAGCGGAAGCCATTCGGTATAAAAACGGCGGAATATATCCTGTACGCTTTCCTTGAAGCGGCCATCGCTTTCAAAGACAACCCAAGT
This genomic interval carries:
- a CDS encoding VOC family protein, translating into MKYEGVCIAVKDVERSKRFYQELFELEVFQDYGINVSFGGLSLQQEFDWLIGIPKESVAERSHNMELYFEEDNFDDFLVKLEGRDDINYIGDGVKEAGWGQRSIRFYDLDGHIIEVGENMKMVVKRFLDSGMSMEETSKRMDVSIADLETLLRS
- a CDS encoding ABC transporter ATP-binding protein, whose amino-acid sequence is MYAIQAQKVTKRYRNGAQALENFSVQVREGEIFTLLGPNGAGKSTLIRILTTYLKPDSGEVRMLGKELCRDAASIRQDIACVAQQTSIDTYLSLEENMLFQSRLYRIPKAEAKHRMEKLICDFDLHSFRKYPVASYSGGIRRRLDIALNLMSNPRILFLDEPTVGMDIQSRMAMWDMVRKIRDDFGTTIFLTTHYLEEADNLSNTVCIMKEGREVAQGTLAELRSYIRQDTLLIHFSTDAEAKKHRKDMKPAFPESQVTIRNGDIVVNTKEGHLDMERALGILLKHNIPFRGIEISQPTLEDVFLRLTDKWKAGEQK
- a CDS encoding ABC transporter permease encodes the protein MSVATIFYRNIKWRFHNAFTIVITILQPVLWLVFYSRVAEGTLRGAGIDNYTAFIFPGLIMLVCFSACSSSGIMNYLMKTDGSFYRVLIAPVRRGSIVLGQLLEAVCCTFIEVGLLAVISLLLSADVMLDMRGVVLIILLIALMAFFMAGVSYSISLILPNEVLYETVMNAIVLPVFFLSTALFPADGLQGALGAVIRLNPLTHAINAIRSMILYGAIDMKTIGSVGGAVSIIGSRQFWMGALESEERDALVAQSCNVMV